The genomic interval ACCTGGCTTTTAAGGTTAAACTTTTCAATGATTTCTCTTACATTCGCGCTAAAGCCATTCAAATAATCCTCAAAATTACCTTGCAGAATTTGCTGGCTGTTGGTAGCTGTATTCTGCAAGCGCTGTAATGTCCATTCACTGATATTGTAAAACACATACCCGGATGCTTGCCTAAGTCCATTTTTATCCCATTCTGTAAACTTGGCTTCATCACGCTGGAAAGCCAGTTCTTCCATTACAGCCTTTTTCGTGGGTTCCAGCAAAGCATCTAATCTTCGGAGCACCACCATAGGCAATATTACATCACGGTATTTTCCACGAACATACACATCACGCAAACAATCATCAGCAATAGACCATATAAAAGAAACTAATTTATTATGTACGGCGGTGTTCATTATATTTTTATTATTAATCAAATTAGGTTATAATCACTCAATTGTAATTCATCCTTAAGTTCTTTACAATACAATAGATAATAGTATTGGTATTGCCAATATAAGATTAAAAAAATTTATACAAGCCACAATACCTTACTTTAACTATTGGCATACTGTAATATTTTAGGATTAATCAAGTGTAAATTTTTATAGCTTTAGGCTAACAAAAATTAAATAAAAACAATCAAAGCTATTAAAAGAAGACGTGCATTTCATTTAATCTCTTTGGCTTATAATTACACTGAATGGCTGAAATATCAAATAACAATACAGGTCTATCAGGGGAATATTTTGTAGCGGCAGAACTCTATCGAAGAGGTTGGTCTGTTGGGATGACCATTGGTAATGCTAAAGCTGTTGACCTTTTTGCAGAGAAAGATAACAGGAAGATAGCCATCCAGGTAAAATCGATTTATAAAAAGAAAAATGTAGGTTGGCCTATTATGAAAACCTGCATTAAGGATGATTGCTTATACATATTTGTCAACTTAAATGCTGACAAGATGGAATCTCCAGATTATTACATCTGTACATCTACAGAAGTTAAAAATAATATGAAACAGTACTCCACAAGAGGAATTATAACTTTATCTGCTTTGAATCAGGAACAGTTCAAGGGCAACTGGAAAAAATTAGAATTAACAAAAGATTTACATGCCAACTTTATTTAAAGAAGTCAATTACAACTTAGCTACCATAATACAACAGATTGATTTAGGAATTATTGGTTTACCTGATATTCAACGTCCCTTTGTTTGGCCTGATACCAAAGTCAGAGACCTATTTGATAGTATGTATAAAGGATATCCCGTTGGCTATTTTCTTTTTTGGGCAAATGCCAATGTTGAGGGGACCAAAGGAATAGGTACAGGCAGCAAGCAAAAACATCCAAATTTGCTGATTGTGGATGGCCAACAACGACTTACATCATTGTATGCCGTTATTAAAGGTCAGCAGATCATTCGGGAAAATTATGAAAAAGCCACTATCGTTATAGCCTTCAATCCTATTGAGGAAAAATTTGAAGTACCTGATGCGGCTATTCGTAAAAACCCACGCTACTATCAAAATATTTCTGAAATTTGGAAAGCTGATGCGGATATTTTTGACATTACTGATAATTTCATAGAAAAACTGCAACAGACAAAAGAGGTAACAAAAGAAGAAATCAAACATATCAGGCAGGCTTTCAATGCTTTAAAAAACCTAGAAGGCTATCCTTTCTCAGCGTTAGAACTTTCAGCTAACATTGATGAAGAACAAGTTGCTGATGTGTTCGTCCGTATCAATTCTCAGGGTAAAACACTCAATCAAGCAGATTTCATTTTAACCTTAATGAGTGTTTTTTGGGAAGATGGTAGGAAAGATTTAGAAGAATTTTGCCGTCTTTGTAGAGTCCCATCAAAGGATTCAGCTTCTCCATTCAATTATCTGATAGATCCTAACCCAGATCAAATGCTTCGGGTTTCTGTTGGCTTGGCCTTTCGCAGAGCAAGACTACAATATGTATACAGCATACTGAGAGGTAAAGATCTTGATACTGGAGATTTTAGTACAGAAAGAAGGGAAAAACAATTTGATAGGCTTAAAGAAGCACAAGCGAAAGCTTTAAATATTCAGAACTGGCATGAGTTTATTAAAGCTGTAAAAATTGCAGGATTTGCTAAGCAGGATTATATCAGTTCTAAAAACAATCTTCTATATGCTTATATATTCTTTCTCCTAGGCAGAGAAGAATACAAAATGGATTTATATGAGCTAAAAAACCTTATTGCCCGATGGTTTTTCATGTCATCTATTTCAGGCCGTTACACTGGTTCGCCCG from Rhodocytophaga rosea carries:
- a CDS encoding ATP-binding protein; this encodes MAEISNNNTGLSGEYFVAAELYRRGWSVGMTIGNAKAVDLFAEKDNRKIAIQVKSIYKKKNVGWPIMKTCIKDDCLYIFVNLNADKMESPDYYICTSTEVKNNMKQYSTRGIITLSALNQEQFKGNWKKLELTKDLHANFI
- a CDS encoding GmrSD restriction endonuclease domain-containing protein, encoding MPTLFKEVNYNLATIIQQIDLGIIGLPDIQRPFVWPDTKVRDLFDSMYKGYPVGYFLFWANANVEGTKGIGTGSKQKHPNLLIVDGQQRLTSLYAVIKGQQIIRENYEKATIVIAFNPIEEKFEVPDAAIRKNPRYYQNISEIWKADADIFDITDNFIEKLQQTKEVTKEEIKHIRQAFNALKNLEGYPFSALELSANIDEEQVADVFVRINSQGKTLNQADFILTLMSVFWEDGRKDLEEFCRLCRVPSKDSASPFNYLIDPNPDQMLRVSVGLAFRRARLQYVYSILRGKDLDTGDFSTERREKQFDRLKEAQAKALNIQNWHEFIKAVKIAGFAKQDYISSKNNLLYAYIFFLLGREEYKMDLYELKNLIARWFFMSSISGRYTGSPETVMEMDLARLRGVENAIDFKAILEEIIISQLTQDFWDIRLPMDLATSSSTSPSLYAYYASLYVLDAYGLFSKLKVSDLLQEGLRSKKSALERHHLFPKALLHKMGITEQRDTNQIANFALVEWSDNISISDDHPSIYLPKYLDRLTSEDKEKMYYWHALSEGWENLTYMDFLAERRKKMSDIIKSAYMKISN